In a genomic window of Octopus bimaculoides isolate UCB-OBI-ISO-001 chromosome 25, ASM119413v2, whole genome shotgun sequence:
- the LOC106877623 gene encoding slit homolog 3 protein produces MYRLARQVSFLVYGLCLLVVSLEASCPDGCRCSGDRIDCPVPEEFFNLLGCDLKKLDRDRLENIHEIKQLCLTQNQLRSINSNLFRSFLDLRKLDLTNNQISTISEQAFERLAELQGLVLFKNNVYDIKNLFKRNTKLTFLNLGSNQITEIGENDFQNLSKLKYLDLTSNQITTINPKAFEPLVSLCYLILQNNKLIDFSVLDFTLKSLRVADFTNNRLERVPKGLPESITDLRFGKNNITKIGKSDLKRISALQLLTLNENQINSIHDNAFNGLDNVKELWLNSNELFTLPTKLPKNLVKLAINSNLISRIERYSFLKSPLIEELTLETNKITEIEPEAFSKLSMLKDLNLQSNQLHTLTTGIFKDLPNLVSLRLANNPIATVQRRAFESLPSLHTLDISYGELESARVQMDLFQEMPNLQEFNLMNSPGLCKSLLDRVRNGQIETTQSVQKIDFRYNILKNLPENIPGIFPKLTTFLLNNNAWHCDSNLLWLKRWLGTPAITFYENKTPACCTPSKLKGKLLRDLSDNEYLRSAAAEYRTDSSRYAEYKPSGNPSLLEKSQLQRARSSRIAFGTNVSVQDSLNQRKRRRSKRRRSRRNKRKHSRQEKKQ; encoded by the coding sequence ATGTACAGGTTAGCCAGACAGGTGAGCTTCCTGGTTTATGGCTTATGCCTTCTGGTAGTTAGCCTGGAAGCTAGCTGTCCAGATGGTTGCAGGTGTAGTGGAGACAGAATTGACTGTCCTGTCCCAGAGGAGTTTTTTAACTTACTGGGATGTGATTTGAAAAAACTAGATAGAGACAGATTGGAAAATATTCACGAAATCAAACAGTTGTGTTTGACACAAAATCAGTTGCGGTCAATTAATTCCAACCTGTTCCGATCATTTTTAGACCTTCGCAAACTCGACCTAACAAACAACCAGATATCAACCATCAGTGAACAGGCATTTGAAAGACTTGCAGAACTTCAAGGACTCGTTCTCTTCAAAAACAACGTATATGATATTAAAAACCTTTTCAAAAGAAACACTAAACTAACATTTCTCAATCTAGGATCAAACCAGATCACAGAAATAGGAGAGAATGACTTTCAGAACCTATCAAAGCTGAAGTACCTGGATTTGACCTCAAATCAAATAACTACAATTAATCCAAAAGCATTTGAGCCGCTGGTGAGTTTATGTTATTTGATTCTTCAAAACAACAAACTTATCGATTTCAGTGTGCTGGATTTTACACTGAAATCTCTGCGTGTAGCTGACTTCACAAACAATAGACTGGAACGAGTGCCAAAGGGACTGCCAGAAAGTATCACTGACCTCCGGTTTGGCAAAAACAACATTACGAAAATTGGGAAAAGTGACCTAAAGCGCATTTCAGCACTACAATTATTGACACTTAATGAAAATCAAATTAATTCTATTCATGACAATGCATTCAATGGTCTTGATAATGTGAAGGAACTTTGGCTCAATTCTAACGAGTTATTTACACTGCCAACAAAACTGCCAAAGAACTTAGTCAAATTGGCCATCAATTCAAATTTAATCAGTAGGATTGAAAGATATTCATTTCTGAAGAGCCCTCTCATAGAAGAGCTAACACTGGAGACAAATAAAATCACTGAGATTGAGCCTGAAGCATTCAGTAAGTTGTCAATGTTGAAAGACCTGAATCTTCAAAGTAATCAACTACATACACTAACAACAGGAATCTTCAAAGACCTGCCAAATTTGGTCAGCCTAAGACTGGCAAATAATCCGATAGCAACTGTTCAGAGGCGAGCCTTTGAATCCCTGCCATCACTGCACACACTGGATATATCTTATGGAGAATTAGAAAGTGCAAGAGTGCAGATGGATCTCTTCCAAGAAATGCCAAATCTACAGGAATTCAATCTGATGAACAGCCCCGGTCTATGTAAAAGTCTGCTGGACCGAGTCAGAAATGGCCAGATTGAAACAACACAATCAGTTCAAAAAATTGATTTTCGATACAACATCCTCAAAAACTTGCCGGAGAATATACCAGGAATATTTCCAAAACTGACAACATTTCTGCTCAACAACAATGCTTGGCACTGTGACTCCAATCTGCTCTGGCTCAAAAGATGGTTAGGAACACCAGCTATTACTTTCTATGAGAATAAAACACCAGCTTGCTGCACACCAAGTAAGCTCAAAGGTAAACTATTAAGGGATCTATCTGATAATGAATATCTTAGAAGCGCAGCAGCAGAATACCGGACTGATAGCAGCAGATATGCAGAATATAAACCAAGTGGTAACCCATCTTTGTTAGAAAAAAGCCAGCTGCAAAGAGCAAGGTCCTCAAGAATTGCATTTGGTACAAATGTCTCTGTCCAAGACAGCTTGAATCAACGAAAGAGGCGCAGGAGTAAAAGGCGGCGTAGcaggagaaacaaaagaaaacatagtAGACAGGAAAAGAAGCAGTAA